TTGCGTTGTACCTTGATCTATTTTAAATAAATAACATATTCCCAGCCAGTCATACGGTTTCAAATCACAGTTACAGCCCTTCTGCTTTTTTGCGTAACAAATAGCGATAAGGTGCTTGTTCCGCTTCAACCGCCAGCAATTCATGTTCCATAAAACGGCAAAATCCGGGTATATCGCGCGTTGTTGCTGGGTCATCGGCAATAATCAG
This portion of the Providencia manganoxydans genome encodes:
- the tusA gene encoding sulfurtransferase TusA codes for the protein MSDSFANATKTLDTLGLRCPEPVMLVRKTVRGMAAGDTLLIIADDPATTRDIPGFCRFMEHELLAVEAEQAPYRYLLRKKAEGL